GTCGCCGAGTTCGTCCCAGAGCCCGTCGTCCGTCTGTAACTGCTCGACGGCGTCCGCGTAGGCGCGTTTGAACCCGCTGACGGCGTTGGGATTTTCGGCGAGGTAGTCCTCACTCGTGAGGAACGTCGAGATCGGCAGCGTCTGCTCGACGCCCGAAAGCTGCTGGACGAGGTCGGCCATCGGCACTGCCTCACGGTAGGGACCAGTCTCGACGATTTCGGGGATGATCTGCCAGAACTGGAGGGCGGCGTCGATATCGCCGTCGCGCAGCATTCGGGTCAGCCCGACCTTCGATCCCGCCTCGACCGACGTAGCCTCGTCCTCGGGATCGAAGCCGTGGAACTCGCGGCAGGCGGCCCGGGTGAGAATCCAGTTCTTGTCAAGCCGGCGGACGACACCAACCCGATGGCCGGGGAGGTCCGAAATGTCCTCGATCGGCGACTCCTCGGGGACGACGAGGCCGCCGACGGTCCGCCCGTAGGGGTGGAACGCGACGATCGGCGCGCCGTTCGCTCGCTCGCGTGCCGTCGAGATGTAGTCGATGTCGATCAGGTCCGCGTCGCCACCGTGCAGTTTGGCCTCGACGGTTTCCAGGCCGTCCTCCAGTTCGTCCGAGACGAGTTCGACGTCGAGGTGGAAGCCGTGGTCGTGGTCGAAGCCGAACCGCTTGATGGTGTAGAGCATGTAGCGGGGGCTTCC
The DNA window shown above is from Natrialba magadii ATCC 43099 and carries:
- a CDS encoding ABC transporter substrate-binding protein, whose amino-acid sequence is MDIETQQAALDELHDSSERTDRADTGGDRDGDRPVLRARFEHNGSPRYMLYTIKRFGFDHDHGFHLDVELVSDELEDGLETVEAKLHGGDADLIDIDYISTARERANGAPIVAFHPYGRTVGGLVVPEESPIEDISDLPGHRVGVVRRLDKNWILTRAACREFHGFDPEDEATSVEAGSKVGLTRMLRDGDIDAALQFWQIIPEIVETGPYREAVPMADLVQQLSGVEQTLPISTFLTSEDYLAENPNAVSGFKRAYADAVEQLQTDDGLWDELGDQLMYENDPTVVHGIRDHWREMVVTDWDGETVDAMERLFDHLLDVAGPETLGVDHIPDDLFRLEVSSR